Proteins encoded together in one Rhizobacter sp. J219 window:
- a CDS encoding DM13 domain-containing protein: MKKALLLIATHAVVLAVGFVAGIYVLPILTAAPPATAVMPAREALFQGQFRRDLKDSDFLHWGEGRVTLDATRIAFDGKLAPGPDYKLYLAPQFVETEADFMRLKPQMLRVGDVRNFERFELPLPPGTDLQRYNTVIVWCETFSQFITAATYR; the protein is encoded by the coding sequence ATGAAGAAAGCCCTGCTCCTGATTGCCACCCATGCCGTCGTCCTGGCCGTGGGCTTCGTGGCCGGCATCTACGTGCTGCCGATCCTCACCGCCGCGCCACCGGCCACGGCAGTGATGCCGGCCCGCGAGGCGCTCTTCCAGGGCCAGTTCCGGCGCGACCTGAAGGACAGCGACTTCCTGCACTGGGGCGAGGGCCGCGTGACCCTCGACGCGACCCGCATCGCCTTCGACGGCAAGCTCGCACCCGGCCCCGACTACAAGCTGTACCTGGCGCCGCAATTCGTCGAGACCGAGGCCGACTTCATGCGACTCAAGCCGCAGATGCTGCGCGTGGGTGACGTGCGCAATTTCGAGCGCTTCGAGCTGCCGCTGCCCCCGGGCACCGACCTGCAGCGCTACAACACCGTCATCGTCTGGTGCGAGACCTTCAGCCAGTTCATCACCGCCGCCACGTATCGCTGA
- a CDS encoding Spy/CpxP family protein refolding chaperone, with product MRTWLKRTFIGIFGVSLLAGGLAACSHQRHHGYFGDRTTEAERAEKRAHMVDKASRKLDLDAAQKAKLTVLADTIEAQRKAMKASGGDAHDEVKAVLAGTQFDRAKAQSLVDAKTTAMRSASPAVINAAADFYDSLKPEQQQKVREVLDRWGHHRGGRG from the coding sequence ATGAGAACCTGGCTGAAACGCACCTTCATCGGCATCTTCGGCGTCTCGCTGCTGGCCGGCGGCCTGGCCGCCTGCTCGCACCAGCGCCACCACGGCTACTTCGGCGACCGCACCACCGAGGCCGAGCGGGCCGAGAAGCGCGCCCACATGGTCGACAAGGCGAGCCGCAAGCTCGACCTCGACGCCGCGCAGAAAGCCAAGCTCACGGTGCTGGCCGACACGATCGAAGCGCAGCGCAAGGCCATGAAGGCGAGCGGCGGCGATGCGCACGACGAGGTGAAGGCCGTGCTGGCCGGTACCCAGTTCGACCGCGCGAAGGCGCAGTCGCTGGTCGACGCCAAGACCACCGCCATGCGCAGCGCCTCGCCGGCCGTCATCAACGCCGCGGCCGACTTCTACGACAGCCTGAAACCCGAGCAGCAGCAGAAGGTGCGCGAGGTGCTCGACCGCTGGGGCCACCATCGTGGCGGGCGCGGCTGA
- a CDS encoding isoprenylcysteine carboxylmethyltransferase family protein: MAGAAEPGAWAARPAAPLSRWSGATVAMGIAATAAGLHLALWGAATPLGSAPVPGAVLAAAGLAWTLWAWARFRLAGLPLDAHDTPLQLIEEGPYRYGRHPMYLGITTALLGTAMALGLPLLLVGALLFAAIVHTVHIPREEALLERRFGGWWRDYAADVRRWL, translated from the coding sequence GTGGCGGGCGCGGCTGAGCCCGGCGCGTGGGCCGCGCGCCCAGCGGCCCCGCTGTCACGCTGGAGCGGTGCCACCGTCGCGATGGGCATCGCCGCCACGGCGGCGGGTCTGCACCTCGCGCTCTGGGGCGCGGCCACACCGCTCGGCAGCGCCCCGGTGCCCGGCGCCGTGCTGGCCGCGGCAGGGCTCGCGTGGACGCTGTGGGCCTGGGCCCGGTTCCGCCTCGCCGGCCTGCCGCTCGACGCGCACGACACTCCGCTGCAGCTGATCGAGGAAGGCCCGTACCGCTACGGGCGCCATCCGATGTACCTCGGCATCACCACCGCCCTGCTGGGCACGGCGATGGCGCTCGGCCTGCCACTGCTGCTGGTCGGTGCGTTGCTCTTCGCCGCCATCGTGCACACGGTGCACATCCCGCGTGAAGAGGCGCTGCTCGAGCGCCGCTTCGGCGGCTGGTGGCGCGACTACGCGGCCGACGTGCGCCGCTGGCTCTGA
- a CDS encoding response regulator transcription factor: MHRILLIDDDEDLAAPLATYLQRFDLALDHAARPTLGLARLAEQRYDAVILDVMLPEMDGFEVCRRIRHSSDIPVLMLTARGDVTDRVVGLELGADDYLPKPFEPRELAARLQTILRRSRNGAQGDAKAQKLVFEGLTIDLQRREVQREGELLDLTGTEFELLVLLAREPGRVFTRDEILNRLRGREADLYTRAVDILVSRLRKKLEPLPLIKTLRNAGYTFAGVPRT, translated from the coding sequence ATGCACCGCATCCTGCTGATCGACGACGACGAAGACCTGGCCGCGCCGCTGGCGACCTACCTGCAGCGTTTCGACCTGGCGCTCGACCACGCCGCGCGGCCCACGCTCGGCCTCGCGCGGCTGGCCGAACAACGCTACGACGCGGTGATCCTCGACGTGATGCTGCCCGAGATGGACGGCTTCGAGGTCTGCCGCCGCATCCGCCACAGCAGTGACATCCCGGTGCTGATGCTCACCGCCCGCGGCGACGTGACCGACCGGGTGGTGGGCCTGGAGCTGGGGGCCGACGACTACCTGCCCAAGCCCTTCGAGCCGCGCGAGCTGGCCGCGCGACTGCAGACCATCCTGCGCCGCTCGCGCAACGGCGCGCAGGGCGATGCGAAGGCGCAGAAGCTTGTCTTCGAGGGCCTGACCATCGACCTGCAGCGGCGTGAGGTGCAGCGGGAAGGCGAGCTGCTCGATCTCACCGGCACCGAGTTCGAGCTGCTGGTGCTGCTGGCGCGCGAGCCGGGGCGTGTGTTCACGCGCGACGAAATCCTCAACAGGCTGCGGGGCCGCGAGGCAGATCTGTACACCCGCGCGGTCGACATCCTGGTGAGCCGCCTGCGCAAGAAGCTCGAGCCGCTGCCACTCATCAAGACCTTGCGCAACGCGGGCTACACCTTCGCGGGAGTGCCGCGGACATGA
- a CDS encoding HAMP domain-containing sensor histidine kinase, with translation MRRWREHVQAHKRWHQRFRHSLKWRLVALFLVLAACTVMVFMGGTRMALSGGFELFVKPLLSDYIDRLAADIGSPPDPARAQALVDKLPISVRIDGPEVRWDSHPGKYAEKKYKYKDDEWGQRLLTRSTADGHRITFGMSDNLWHERHPVRALVPLFGLLLLTLAAYATVRRLFRPVDDIRRGAQRYGEGNFTEPIPIRRRDELGDLAQQVNDMATGLQGMLRSQRALLLAISHELRSPLTRARLNAELSGDTPERAALLRDLALMGELISDLLEGERLAAGPSALQRTPTDLNTLVREVAAGFDGQPLQLTLADDLPAVPLDRPRATMLVRNLIDNALRHGASEGLPVMVSTHVDGEQAVLTVRDHGPGVPDDQLARLTEPFYRPDVARTRAAGGVGLGLYLCRLVAQSHGGSLVLRNAAPGLEAVVRWPT, from the coding sequence ATGAGGCGGTGGCGCGAGCACGTGCAGGCACACAAGCGCTGGCACCAGCGGTTCCGCCATTCGCTGAAGTGGCGGCTGGTGGCGCTCTTCCTCGTGCTCGCCGCGTGCACGGTAATGGTGTTCATGGGCGGCACGCGCATGGCCTTGTCGGGCGGCTTCGAGCTGTTTGTCAAACCGCTGCTGAGCGACTACATCGACCGTCTGGCCGCCGACATCGGCTCGCCGCCCGACCCGGCGCGCGCGCAGGCGCTGGTCGACAAGCTGCCGATCTCGGTACGCATCGACGGGCCCGAGGTGCGCTGGGACTCGCACCCCGGCAAATACGCCGAGAAGAAATACAAATACAAGGATGACGAGTGGGGCCAGCGCCTGCTCACTCGCAGCACCGCCGACGGCCACCGCATCACCTTCGGCATGAGCGACAACCTGTGGCACGAGCGGCATCCGGTGCGGGCACTGGTGCCGCTCTTCGGCCTGCTGCTGCTCACGCTCGCGGCCTACGCCACCGTGCGGCGCCTGTTCCGCCCGGTGGACGACATCCGCCGCGGCGCGCAGCGTTACGGCGAGGGCAACTTCACCGAGCCCATCCCGATCCGCCGGCGCGACGAACTGGGCGACCTCGCCCAGCAGGTCAACGACATGGCCACCGGCCTGCAGGGCATGCTGCGCAGCCAGCGCGCGCTGCTGCTGGCGATCAGCCATGAGTTGCGCTCGCCGCTCACACGGGCACGGCTCAACGCCGAACTGTCGGGCGACACGCCGGAGCGGGCCGCGCTGCTGCGCGACCTCGCGCTGATGGGCGAGCTGATCTCCGACCTGCTCGAAGGCGAGCGCCTGGCCGCTGGCCCCTCGGCCCTGCAGCGCACGCCGACCGACCTCAACACCCTGGTGCGCGAGGTCGCGGCCGGCTTCGACGGCCAGCCCTTGCAGTTGACGCTCGCCGACGACCTGCCCGCCGTGCCGCTCGACCGCCCCCGCGCCACGATGCTGGTGCGCAACCTGATCGACAACGCACTGCGCCACGGCGCGTCCGAAGGCCTGCCGGTGATGGTGAGCACGCATGTCGACGGCGAGCAGGCCGTGCTGACCGTGCGCGACCACGGTCCCGGCGTGCCCGACGACCAGCTCGCGCGCCTGACCGAACCCTTCTACCGGCCCGACGTGGCCCGCACCCGGGCCGCCGGCGGCGTGGGCCTCGGGCTGTACCTGTGCCGCCTGGTGGCGCAGTCGCATGGCGGCAGCCTGGTCTTGCGCAACGCCGCGCCCGGCCTCGAAGCGGTGGTGCGCTGGCCCACCTGA
- a CDS encoding thioredoxin family protein, with product MTQPYTEAQPQRAEVDALKGAVVLDFGTNWCGFCRAAQPLVDEALAAHPNVRHLKVEDGPGRPLGRSFRVKLWPTLVFMRDGQELGRVVRPQSLASIAQELTGIDSA from the coding sequence ATGACCCAGCCCTACACCGAAGCCCAGCCGCAGCGCGCCGAGGTCGATGCCCTGAAGGGCGCCGTGGTGCTCGACTTCGGCACCAACTGGTGCGGCTTCTGCCGCGCCGCGCAGCCACTGGTGGACGAGGCGCTCGCCGCGCACCCGAATGTGAGACACCTCAAGGTCGAAGACGGCCCCGGCCGGCCGCTCGGCCGCTCGTTCCGCGTCAAGCTGTGGCCGACGCTCGTGTTCATGCGCGACGGGCAGGAGCTTGGCCGTGTGGTGCGGCCGCAGAGCCTCGCATCGATCGCGCAGGAACTGACGGGCATCGACTCCGCCTGA
- a CDS encoding L,D-transpeptidase: MQFKPDLVNALATLAFSLLLAATAACPSIGHAKAGTSGASAADMLTADTRHVHQWVLDSGDHRQRPFAVVDKRAARIFVFDAEGQLLGTTPVLLGQGLGDHSVPGVADIADLNRIPVADRTTPAGRFASQPGRNLRGEAIVWFDYAAALAIHRLRPGSSEAGRLARLDTASPDDNRASLGCVVVPPAFFDEVVAPSLGRQRGVVYVLPEQQPVQAIFGVNPTVAGGR; this comes from the coding sequence GTGCAGTTCAAGCCCGACCTCGTCAACGCCCTGGCCACGCTGGCCTTCTCGCTCCTCCTCGCCGCCACCGCCGCCTGCCCGTCGATCGGGCACGCGAAGGCCGGGACCTCCGGCGCATCGGCGGCCGACATGCTCACCGCCGACACCCGCCACGTGCACCAGTGGGTGCTCGACAGTGGCGACCACCGCCAGCGCCCCTTCGCGGTGGTCGACAAACGCGCCGCGCGGATCTTCGTCTTCGACGCCGAGGGCCAGCTGCTCGGCACGACCCCCGTGCTGCTGGGCCAGGGCCTGGGTGACCACTCGGTGCCCGGGGTGGCCGACATCGCCGACCTCAACCGCATCCCGGTCGCCGACCGCACCACGCCGGCCGGCCGCTTCGCCTCGCAACCGGGGCGCAACCTGAGGGGCGAGGCCATCGTGTGGTTCGACTACGCGGCGGCGCTGGCCATCCACCGGCTGCGCCCGGGCTCTTCGGAAGCCGGCCGACTGGCGCGCCTGGACACCGCCAGCCCCGACGACAACCGGGCCTCGCTCGGCTGCGTGGTGGTGCCGCCTGCGTTCTTCGACGAGGTGGTCGCCCCGTCGCTCGGGCGCCAGCGCGGCGTGGTCTACGTGCTGCCCGAGCAACAGCCGGTGCAGGCCATCTTCGGCGTCAACCCCACGGTGGCCGGCGGCCGCTGA